The Deinococcus apachensis DSM 19763 genome includes the window GATGAAGAATGACTTCCCCAAACGATTTGAAGGCCAAGTGGTACTCGTCACCGGTGCTGGTGGCGGCATCGGCCGCACCGTCGCCGAGCGGTTTGCGAACGAGGGCGCCCGGGTCGCCGTGAACGACGTGAAGGAGGACGCCGTGCGGGCGGTCGTAGGGGGCATCACGGCCGTGGGCGGCACGGCCCTCGCCGTACCCGCCGACGTCTCGGATGCCGCCCAGGTGGAGGCGATGTTCACCCGCGTCGAGGCGGAACTCGGCCACGTGGACGTGCTGTACAACAACGCGGGCCTGATCGACACAGCCCGGCACTTCCTGGACGGCGACGAGGCCTGGTGGGACCGCGTCGTGCGGGTGAACCTGAAGAGCGTGTTCCTGTGTTCCCACCGGGCGGCGCGCGTGATGGTCCGGCGCAGGCGCGGCGTGATCATCAGCACCTCGTCGGGCGGCGCCACCCGCGCCCACCGCGGCAACGTCGCCTACGACGCGACCAAGGGCGGAATCGAGGCGATGACGCGGGCGATGGCGCTGGACCTCGCGCCGTACGGGGTGCGGGTGAACGGGGTGGTGCCGGGGTTCATCAACACCTACGGGCTCACCGAGGAGCAGCTCCGCGTCCGCGAGAAGACCGTGCCGCTGGGCCGCTACGGAGTGGCCGAGGATATGACCGGGGCGGCACTGTTCCTCGCGTCTGGCGACGCCGCCTACATCACCGGGCAGCTCATCGTGGTGGACGGCGGGGTGCTCGTCCAGCAGCGGTCGGCGAACGTGGATACCTTCCCCGTCGAGGGCTTTCCTCAGGTCGAGGCGGACCTCGTGTGACGGCAGAGGCTGAGTGGGATGTGGTGGTGATCGGGGCGGGCATTATTGGGGCAGCGTGCGCGTGGCGTCTGGCCGAGCGTGGCCTGAGGGTGCGGGTGCTGGAACAGGGAAGTCCCACCGGGGGTTCGACCGGGAAGAGTGCCGCCGGGGTCCGCGCCCAGTTCGCCACCGACAGCAACATCCTGCTCTCAAAGCGCAGCATCGAGGAGTACGCCGCCATGCCCGCCTCCGGTTACCGGCCCGCCGGGTACCTGATGCTGGTGCCCCAGGGGCAGTGGGAGGCGCACCTGACAGGCGTGGAGCGCCAGCACGCGCACGGGGTGCCCACGGAAGTCCTCACACCCGCGCAGGCGCAGCGGCACGCCTCCTTCGAGACGAATGGCCTCGGCGGCTGCACCTTCGGCCCGACCGACGGCTTCGTGGACCCGCACGGCCTGACCTTTGAATATGTCCGCCTGGCCCGCGAGGCCGGGGCCTGTTTCTCCCTGAATACGCCCGTGACGGCCATTACCCGTGAAGGGGACCGCTGGCGCGTCACGACGCCCACCGGGGAGGTCGAGGCGCCGCAGGTCCTCAACGCCGCGGGCGCCTGGTCCGGTGAGGTGGCCGCGCTCGCCGGGCTGGAGGTCCCGGTGGGGCCTGCCCGGCGCATGGTGTTTACCACCGGACCCCTGAACCTGCTGCGCCCGCTGCCGATGGTGTTCGACCTGGAGAGCGGCGTGTGGCTGCGCTCCGAGGGGGAACGCCTGATCCTGGGGCGCGCCGACGAGGCCGATGTGGGCTGGCGCGAGGGGATGAACTGGGCGTGGCTCGAACCCACCCTGGACCGCGCGCTCGAACGCTTTCCCTGGCTGGAGACGGCCTCCCTCGACCGCCGTGCGAGTTGGTGGGGCTACTACGAGGTCACGCCGGACCATCAGCCCGTCGTGGGCCGGATGCCGGGCGTAGATGGGTGGCTTAACGCCTGCGGCTTCTCGGGGCACGGCGTCATGCAGGCGGCCGCCGTCGCCCGGGTGATCGCGCAGGAAGCCCTGGGAGAAGCGCCATTCATCGACATCTCCCCGTTGCGGTACGAGCGCTTCACGGCCGGTGCGCTGCTGTCA containing:
- a CDS encoding SDR family NAD(P)-dependent oxidoreductase gives rise to the protein MKNDFPKRFEGQVVLVTGAGGGIGRTVAERFANEGARVAVNDVKEDAVRAVVGGITAVGGTALAVPADVSDAAQVEAMFTRVEAELGHVDVLYNNAGLIDTARHFLDGDEAWWDRVVRVNLKSVFLCSHRAARVMVRRRRGVIISTSSGGATRAHRGNVAYDATKGGIEAMTRAMALDLAPYGVRVNGVVPGFINTYGLTEEQLRVREKTVPLGRYGVAEDMTGAALFLASGDAAYITGQLIVVDGGVLVQQRSANVDTFPVEGFPQVEADLV
- a CDS encoding NAD(P)/FAD-dependent oxidoreductase, coding for MTAEAEWDVVVIGAGIIGAACAWRLAERGLRVRVLEQGSPTGGSTGKSAAGVRAQFATDSNILLSKRSIEEYAAMPASGYRPAGYLMLVPQGQWEAHLTGVERQHAHGVPTEVLTPAQAQRHASFETNGLGGCTFGPTDGFVDPHGLTFEYVRLAREAGACFSLNTPVTAITREGDRWRVTTPTGEVEAPQVLNAAGAWSGEVAALAGLEVPVGPARRMVFTTGPLNLLRPLPMVFDLESGVWLRSEGERLILGRADEADVGWREGMNWAWLEPTLDRALERFPWLETASLDRRASWWGYYEVTPDHQPVVGRMPGVDGWLNACGFSGHGVMQAAAVARVIAQEALGEAPFIDISPLRYERFTAGALLSPDIQV